One window of Papaver somniferum cultivar HN1 chromosome 9, ASM357369v1, whole genome shotgun sequence genomic DNA carries:
- the LOC113312065 gene encoding uncharacterized protein LOC113312065 produces MIHLSVGLSYDDDHAYATKMKCRDNDVFTNRRPSKFWTYKRPHRSPTNSDTPLHILDGALRFGHISDAFLFPHTSSHYSSQSASAVSNFHPITKIVNPNSEATSSLLSIVSSRYKLQRTEIYMYEDDHLLILHRNQRIKINLYRLE; encoded by the exons ATGATACATCTCTCAGTTGGATTGTCTTATGATGATGATCATGCGTATGCTACTAAAATGAAGTGCAG ggacaatgatgTTTTCACCAATCGACGACCATCTAAATTTTGGACATACAAAAGACCTCATAGATCTCCCACAAATTCTGATACTCCTTTGCACATTTTGGATGGAGCTCTACGGTTTGGACACATATCTGACG CGTTTCTCTTTCCCCatacttcttcccattactcctCCCAGTCAGCTTCAGCCGTTTCCAATTTCCATCCCATTACGAAG atTGTGAACCCAAATAGCGAGGCTACATCAAGTTTATTATCTATTGTGTCATCCAG ATATAAGCTTCAAAGAACAGAGATTTATATGTATGAAGATGATCATTTATTGATACTTCATCGAAAtcaaagaataaaaattaatcttTACAGATTGGAATAA